One Mya arenaria isolate MELC-2E11 chromosome 7, ASM2691426v1 genomic window carries:
- the LOC128240239 gene encoding uncharacterized protein LOC128240239 — protein MASNLSSSVYQTSDLIHDFACSPCKDDGLNNEAQFFCDQCRKYYCNNCVAHHNKLFRTHSVLGKQAVSKWVGYAGLSPIEICDKHGDKKLDMLCEDHDELGCYVCVSLTHRMCQSIKHIPDIAGKVKSTTEFKQFPSNVRLTSSKLQSLSDKTLQNKQSLKDAGKKILAEIKSLRKELNNTFDELETKTNTILQNQLHDADEFLQEDIDKCTQLHEKLRTFLEAIQSQQDDTSYIAYRKCKDKMREAESLIQELSVKPDTILTFHSDPRIEQFLYGLKTLGGTLAFPCKHSWKYIPTSHVFNVKNRSKSIVKMQSDVHECFIGGICELPGGEILITDMKNYKVKLLNSQYQVTATCDFPVNPNYICHIAGNEAAVTLGYEGVHFITFTGSTLTVTRKLSFQHLCLGISHHNGNLYVGSLTAIYHYTMSGQFIGKIYEDKSSFYTISRFTVSRDGTTIFIPTSECKKLATIDTSGNILSTLQDPDIDWPISVCVSDSGHVFVCSQSSSKVTQIDKEGKHSLATLAIQADGLKNPDVIWFTRQTHRLIVGGEVNELSVFELE, from the exons ATGGCTTCTAACTTAAGCTCCTCTGTGTATCAAACTTCTGATTTGATTCATGACTTTGCCTGCTCTCCATGTAAGGATGATGGATTAAACAATGAAGCACAGTTCTTCTGTGACCAATGCAGGAAATATTACTGCAACAATTGTGTAGCGCACCATAACAAACTGTTCAGGACACATTCAGTGCTTGGAAAGCAAGCTGTGAGCAAGTGGGTGGGGTATGCAGGACTGAGCCCCATAGAGATATGTGACAAGCATGGTGACAAGAAACTGGATATGCTCTGTGAGGACCATGATGAACTGGGGTGCTATGTTTGTGTGTCTCTCACTCATAG AATGTGTCAGAGTATCAAGCACATACCTGACATAGCTGGAAAGGTTAAAAGCACAACAGAATTCAAGCAGTTTCCTTCCAATGTTAGACTGACATCATCCAAGCTTCAGTCACTGTCTGATAAAACgctacaaaacaaacaatctcTAAAAGATGCTGGGAAGAAAATACTTGCTGAAATCAAGTCACTGAGGAAGGAATTAAATAACACATTTGATGAGTTAGAGACCAAGACAAACACAATCTTACAAAACCAGCTCCATGATGCAGATGAATTTCTGCAAGAGGACATTGACAAATGTACCCAGCTCCATGAAAAACTAAGAACATTTCTAGAAGCCATTCAATCACAGCAAGATGACACGTCTTACATAGCATACAGAAAATGTAAGGACAAGATGAGGGAAGCAGAAAGCCTGATACAGGAATTATCCGTTAAACCCGACACAATCCTAACATTTCACTCTGATCCGAGGATTGAACAGTTCCTATATGGACTGAAAACACTTGGGGGAACCTTAGCGTTTCCATGTAAACATTCCTGGAAATACATTCCTACAAGTCATGTTTTCAATGTGAAAAACAGATCAAAATCCATTGTTAAAATGCAGAGTGATGTACATGAATGTTTTATAGGAGGTATATGTGAGCTGCCTGGAGGAGAGATCCTCATCACAgacatgaaaaactacaaagTAAAGCTGCTGAACTCCCAGTACCAGGTGACCGCTACATGTGACTTTCCTGTAAACCCAAATTATATCTGTCACATTGCTGGGAATGAAGCTGCAGTAACTCTGGGTTACGAAGGTGTACACTTTATTACATTCACAGGCAGTACACTGACTGTTACAAGGAAACTgtcatttcaacatttgtgtCTTGGTATCTCTCACCACAATGGTAACCTCTATGTAGGTTCTCTGACAGCAATCTACCATTACACCATGTCAGGCCAGTTTATTGGAAAGATCTATGAAGACAAAAGTTCCTTCTATACAATAAGCAGATTCACAGTCAGTAGAGACGGCACAACAATATTCATACCTACCTCTGAATGCAAGAAGCTTGCAACAATTGACACAAGTGGGAATATTCTGTCAACTCTTCAGGACCCTGACATTGACTGGCCTATTTCAGTTTGTGTGAGTGACAGTGGACATGTGTTTGTCTGTTCACAATCGTCAAGCAAAGTGACCCAGATAGATAAGGAAGGCAAACACAGCCTGGCCACACTGGCCATACAGGCAGATGGACTTAAAAATCCTGATGTAATATGGTTCACAAGGCAAACACACAGACTGATTGTTGGAGGGGAGGTCAATGAATTATCAGTGTTTGAGTTAGAGTAA